One window of the Spirochaetia bacterium 38H-sp genome contains the following:
- a CDS encoding LacI family DNA-binding transcriptional regulator, which produces MKLTINEIARLANVSKSTVSKVLNNYPGINKNTREKVLKIVKETQYEPNIIARALSSKKTGNIGLLIPHSPEHTISGAYWTTFISRITIELSAHDYNLLLLLPHEEGKLEDIFRLVLKRGIVDGLIIGSECLDRHWLSELKNNNIPFVMLGKNPDFTHYSVDIDNEDAACKATEHLIEQGYRRIALIAGPINFYYNSERAKGYRKAITTHSLEYSRELYLPYDNYQRLREEVESIITGAAPADALLVTAGGDFMLEVLDSIKKTGRKPPQTGFVSFDDYRYLDHINPPVSAVSQPMVEMSKASVDILVKLLKKQEPEEKEVFFKAKLNIRKSSLKNRN; this is translated from the coding sequence GTGAAACTTACAATCAACGAGATAGCACGGCTTGCCAATGTATCCAAGTCCACAGTATCCAAGGTGCTCAACAATTATCCGGGTATAAACAAAAACACAAGAGAAAAAGTCTTAAAGATAGTAAAAGAAACCCAGTACGAACCAAACATAATAGCAAGAGCCCTGTCATCAAAAAAAACGGGTAACATAGGCCTGTTAATACCTCATAGTCCGGAGCATACTATAAGCGGAGCATACTGGACTACCTTTATATCTCGCATAACAATAGAGCTATCTGCTCACGATTATAACCTTCTGCTCCTTCTGCCTCATGAAGAAGGAAAACTAGAAGACATATTCCGACTCGTACTCAAGAGAGGTATTGTAGACGGTCTTATAATAGGCTCAGAATGCCTAGACAGGCACTGGCTTAGTGAGCTTAAAAACAACAACATCCCCTTTGTCATGCTGGGAAAAAATCCCGATTTTACTCACTACAGCGTGGATATAGATAACGAAGATGCTGCATGTAAAGCAACAGAACATCTTATAGAACAGGGATACAGACGCATAGCCCTGATAGCAGGTCCTATAAATTTTTACTACAACTCAGAACGCGCAAAAGGATATAGAAAAGCAATAACAACACACTCCCTAGAATATTCAAGAGAGCTCTACCTGCCATACGACAATTATCAGCGCTTAAGAGAAGAGGTAGAGAGCATAATAACAGGAGCCGCCCCTGCTGACGCACTACTTGTAACAGCAGGCGGAGACTTTATGCTGGAAGTCCTGGACAGCATAAAAAAAACAGGCCGCAAGCCCCCGCAAACAGGATTCGTAAGCTTTGACGACTATCGCTATCTTGACCACATAAACCCGCCAGTAAGCGCAGTAAGCCAGCCCATGGTAGAAATGAGCAAGGCTTCAGTTGACATACTTGTAAAACTATTAAAGAAACAAGAACCGGAAGAAAAAGAAGTATTTTTTAAGGCAAAACTCAACATAAGAAAATCCTCTCTAAAAAACAGAAACTAG
- a CDS encoding carbohydrate ABC transporter permease: protein MSDIVIRQDRVWTERNIIKWGGFIFLALFSVMILTPFVWLFVTSLKDMGQYFSTDFKTIWFPHPLHWENYYKAFTYVPLLRYVFNSLWLGSLQTSLQLVSSSFVAYGFARFNFRGRNILFLILLCTMLLPTEVTMIPLFIFYKTIGWTNSYNPLIVPNLFGAAWSIFLIRQLMVGIPKEMDEAAFMDGAGTFRIWYSIVVPQVTPALFVAGLNSFLWSWKDFLGPLIYLNKKELYTLPLGIMFFESPTEVQYTVQLAAVVVALIPTLIIFAIGQKYFEQGINIGELK, encoded by the coding sequence ATGAGTGATATTGTTATAAGACAGGATAGAGTTTGGACCGAGCGAAATATTATAAAATGGGGCGGTTTTATCTTTCTTGCACTGTTCTCAGTTATGATTCTGACCCCTTTTGTATGGCTTTTTGTGACTTCTCTCAAGGATATGGGGCAATACTTTTCTACTGATTTTAAAACCATATGGTTTCCACATCCTTTGCACTGGGAGAATTACTATAAGGCCTTTACTTATGTACCGCTTTTGAGGTATGTGTTTAACAGCCTATGGCTGGGTTCTCTGCAGACATCTCTTCAACTTGTTTCTTCCAGCTTTGTTGCATATGGATTTGCTCGTTTTAACTTTAGGGGTAGAAATATTCTTTTTTTAATTCTTCTTTGTACCATGCTTCTTCCCACTGAGGTTACAATGATTCCTTTGTTTATTTTCTATAAGACAATAGGCTGGACTAATAGTTATAACCCTCTTATCGTGCCCAATCTTTTTGGCGCCGCATGGAGTATCTTTCTTATAAGGCAGCTTATGGTTGGTATTCCAAAAGAAATGGATGAAGCTGCCTTTATGGATGGTGCGGGTACTTTTAGAATTTGGTATTCCATAGTTGTACCCCAGGTGACTCCTGCTCTTTTTGTTGCAGGTCTTAATTCCTTTCTCTGGAGCTGGAAGGATTTTCTTGGGCCTCTTATCTATCTCAACAAGAAGGAACTTTATACGCTGCCTCTGGGGATAATGTTTTTTGAAAGCCCTACAGAGGTCCAATACACAGTGCAGCTTGCTGCTGTTGTTGTGGCGCTTATTCCTACGCTCATAATCTTTGCAATAGGGCAGAAGTATTTTGAGCAGGGAATAAATATAGGAGAACTAAAATAA
- a CDS encoding discoidin domain-containing protein, giving the protein MNINKKLIIFFTVFLLLFFVISCAGSASSVSKGPDPKVLIPHNGKKVFLNGMNLAWISFANDLTRFDEARFTQAVEDIASSGGNAIRWWLHVNGSKTPMFDENGMVKGMPDEALINLKKALDISFSRGVGLVLCLWSFDMLQPQTGVNQSRNLKLLEDEDVTRSYIENALIPMVRKVKNHPGIIAWEVFNEPEGMLPGGGWTPRRTEMQYVQRFINLVAGVIHRESPGALVTNGSGMAYQTDINGMINYYRDDRLIAAGGDPDGTLDFYSVHYYPQHMSEAISPFHHPASYWKLDKPIVVAEFPAKGIKDIGFGFRPKTSLSTEEAYLYLAENGYAGALSWTWTAHDGFGSIYDASPGISAVAFTYPEYVRLNKEGLDESPGVTTPIEHMILSVNKPDEAQVIDLSEAFEDKEDGDNLKYSVAKLEKPELISVEIKDNKAYISLKKKQIDSSNIMITATDSADNEAALLFTVYVLDPDRGNIALFKPTKASSIEEPNIKEYVNDGSLKTRWSSLYKDDQYIEINLEGKFRIDKAVLHWEVARAKDYDLLGSQDGKSWFVIKEVRNGKGDTDELEFEPVEASYVRMHGILRGTEWGFSLWEMEVYGERIK; this is encoded by the coding sequence ATGAATATTAACAAAAAACTTATAATATTTTTTACGGTTTTTTTACTGCTTTTTTTTGTAATATCCTGTGCTGGCTCTGCATCATCAGTCAGCAAAGGTCCCGACCCCAAGGTATTGATACCCCATAACGGCAAAAAGGTTTTTCTCAACGGTATGAACCTTGCATGGATTAGTTTTGCCAATGATCTTACGAGGTTTGATGAGGCAAGGTTTACACAGGCTGTTGAAGACATAGCTAGCTCTGGAGGAAATGCCATAAGATGGTGGCTGCATGTCAACGGAAGCAAAACTCCTATGTTTGATGAAAATGGCATGGTCAAGGGGATGCCTGATGAAGCGCTAATAAATCTTAAGAAGGCTCTGGATATTTCTTTTTCCCGTGGAGTGGGGCTTGTCTTATGCTTATGGTCGTTTGATATGTTGCAACCGCAAACGGGGGTCAATCAGTCTAGAAATCTCAAGCTTCTAGAAGATGAGGATGTTACCCGTTCTTATATAGAAAACGCTCTCATACCCATGGTAAGAAAGGTTAAAAATCATCCCGGCATAATTGCATGGGAGGTTTTTAATGAGCCGGAGGGGATGCTCCCTGGAGGAGGCTGGACACCAAGACGCACAGAGATGCAGTATGTGCAGCGTTTTATAAATCTTGTTGCAGGAGTAATACACAGAGAATCACCAGGTGCTCTTGTTACAAACGGTAGTGGGATGGCATATCAGACCGATATCAATGGGATGATTAACTATTATCGTGATGACAGATTGATAGCAGCCGGCGGCGATCCTGACGGAACACTAGATTTCTACAGCGTACACTACTATCCTCAGCATATGAGCGAAGCAATATCTCCCTTTCATCATCCTGCATCTTATTGGAAGCTTGATAAACCTATTGTTGTTGCAGAGTTTCCGGCAAAAGGAATAAAGGATATAGGCTTTGGCTTTAGACCCAAGACTTCTCTTTCTACAGAAGAAGCTTACCTATATCTGGCAGAGAACGGTTATGCTGGAGCTTTGTCTTGGACATGGACGGCTCATGATGGGTTTGGTAGCATATATGATGCATCTCCGGGCATATCAGCGGTTGCCTTTACCTATCCCGAGTATGTAAGGCTCAATAAAGAAGGGCTTGACGAGAGTCCCGGTGTAACGACTCCCATAGAGCATATGATTCTCTCTGTAAACAAGCCGGATGAAGCACAGGTCATAGACCTATCGGAGGCTTTTGAAGACAAAGAAGACGGAGATAATCTCAAATACTCTGTTGCCAAACTTGAAAAGCCAGAACTAATCTCTGTGGAGATAAAGGACAACAAAGCCTACATCAGCCTTAAGAAAAAACAGATAGACAGCAGCAATATAATGATAACAGCTACTGATTCTGCGGATAATGAGGCAGCACTTCTTTTTACTGTATATGTCTTGGATCCTGACAGAGGTAATATAGCTCTATTTAAGCCGACAAAGGCCAGCAGCATAGAGGAACCTAATATTAAAGAGTATGTAAACGATGGTTCTCTTAAGACAAGATGGTCTAGCCTTTACAAGGATGATCAATACATCGAGATAAATCTGGAAGGTAAGTTTAGGATTGACAAGGCTGTTTTGCACTGGGAAGTCGCCCGTGCAAAGGATTATGATTTGCTTGGTTCTCAGGACGGCAAAAGCTGGTTTGTCATCAAAGAAGTGCGCAATGGAAAAGGAGATACTGATGAGCTTGAGTTTGAACCTGTGGAGGCTTCTTATGTGAGGATGCACGGGATATTGAGAGGTACAGAGTGGGGCTTTTCTCTATGGGAAATGGAAGTATATGGAGAAAGAATAAAGTAA